AGGTACCATGTCACGGACATCAGTATCAATACCCTTTTCACAAGTTTGCCTGATATCGATGTCGCCGCTCCAAGTGACAGGACAGGACGATACCATAAATCACCCCTTGTcttaatattataatgttttcTTTGAAACTGATCATTTCACAAGTtgtcatttcaacatattttcgGCGTACGCCATCTTCACCATTTTCCTTCACCTCCTCCTCCGTAATGGCCGCCGCGTCATAACAACAGTTATCATAGTATGTACACATCCGGTCACAACCACAGTGAATATTTGTTGGGAGATGCTAGACATCAAGATGGTGTAGATagttgtctgttttgttttgtatagacaatgtcattgatatacatatatatacatgtacatacatttatcCAAAATTTTATTAAGATTTCATATCGAAAGTCTCAAGACTATAATACGTTATTTATACCACCTTCTCAGGGTAATATTTCACGGTTGTAACGGCGAGACCTTGTTCGCGAATATTTAATTTAGCCATGCCTTGAATTTTAATGTTCATATAAATATTTGCTTGGCATTTATTTTCGCGCTATAACAAATGGCTGCGAACATTACCAAATATACAGTATGTCGTTAGGAAAAACAGTGGCGTGATTGACTGCATATCTAATGTCCATGTTTACTGAGGGGGAAATGATTAGTTTTTCTGAGAATGAGCATTAAAATGACCATTTGTATTTGTTTCTCTTTATTGAACGTATTTACGACGACAGCTGATATATCACGTTGATATTAGATGCGTACAAAATAACGGTATCgaatattttatcatcataaTTCGATGATGAAATCCTCATTTGTGGCGTGatagatgtttttttatgttCCCGATAAACACAAACTTTAGATAAAAGATACATATCTGAACTTAACATTCACACATAAAAAACAGGTACTCGTGAATATGTGATATATTATCTTCACATTGACGTAAACATAGACTTTAGAAAACAACAATACAGTTGACCATCGTTTGACCCTTGTTGCCTCTGCGGACGTGGACGATGACCTTTGTTATATGACGGTGATTTTTAACGTTTTGGGATTGGTCGGGGCCTGCCATGGAGGAATTAATAATatgtgatgtttattttttGAAGATAAATCAGAATATTAAGTAATACATTCTTCCATTATTAGATTTATGTAATGAGGTTGGGGATGGGTGTATCTTTTATCATTAGAATACTGTTGTGAGGTTTGGGATGGGTGTATCTTCCAGCATTAGAATACTGTTGGTAGGTTTGGGATAGGTGTATCTTCCTTCATTAGAATACTGTTGGTAGGTTTGGGATGGGTGTATCTTCCATTATTAGAATACTGTTGATAGGTTTGGGATGGGTGTATCTTCCATTATTAGAATACTGTTGGTAGGTTTGGGATGGGTGTATCTTTCATTATTAGAATACTGTTGGTAGGTTTGGGATGGGTGTATCTTTCATTATTAGAATAATGTTGTGAGGTTTGGGATGGGTGTATCTTCCATTATTAGAATACTGTTGGTAGGTTTGTGATGGGTGTATCTTCAATCATTAGAATACTGTTGTGAGGTTTGGGATGGGTGTATCTTCCTTCATTAGAATAATGTTGTGAGGTTTGGGATGGTTGTATCTTCCATTATTAGAATACTGTTGGTAGGTTTGGGATGGTGTATCTTCCATTATTAGAATACTGTTGTGAGGTTTGGGATGGGTGTATCTTCAATCATTAGAATACTGTTGTGAGGTTTGGGATGGGTGTATCTTCCTTCATTAGAATACTGTTGGTAGGTTTGGGATGGGTGTATCTTCTATCATTAGAATACTCTTGGTAGGTTTGGGATAGGTGTATCTTCCTTCATTAGAATACTGTTGTGAGGTTTGGGATAGGTGTATCTTCCATTATTTGAATACTGTTGTGTGGTTTGGGATGGGTGTATCTTCAATCATTAGAATACTGTTGTGAGGTTTGGGATGGGTGTATCTTCCTTCATTAGAATACTGTTGGTAGGTTTGGGATAGGTGTATCTTCCTTCATTAGAATAATGTTGTGAGGTTTGGGATGGGTGTATCTTCAATCGTTAGAATACTGTTGGTAGGTTTAGGATAGGTGTATCTTCCTTCATTAGAATACTGTTGTGAGGTTTGGGATAGGTGTATCTTCCATTATTATAATACTGTTGTGAGGTTTGGGATGGGTGTATCTTCCATTATTAGAATACTGTTGTGAGGTTTGGGATAGGTGTATCTTCCTTCATTAGAATACTGTTGGTAGGTTTGGGATGGGTGTATCTTCCATTATTAGAATACTGTTGGTAGGTTTGGGATGGGTGTATCTTCCTTTATTAGAATACTGTTGGTAGGTTTGGGATGGGTGTATCTTCCATTATTAGAATACTGTTGGTAGGTTTGGGATATGTGTATCTTCCATCATTAGAATACTGTTGGTAGGTTTGGGATGGGTGTATCTTCTATCATTATAATACTGTTGTGAGCTTTGTGATGGGTGTATCTTCTATCAGTAGAATACTGTTGTGAGGTTTGTGATGGGTGTATCTTCTATCATTAGAATACTGTTGGTAGGTGTGGATTAGAACAACTAGCCGAGCGTAATTCTTGTAAAAAAAAGTAGCTTATCTAAAGAAAATTATCTTGCCTCTTGATTACCATATTTGTTTCAGAACACACCATTACCATATACCGAACTTTGTACTATAACTACCTAAACAATTTACCTTCCCCCTTCCCCAACCTAATATCGAACTTGGAGACCATCTAGACGTTAAAATTAGGTACccagtatttaaaaaaaaatatatcccCTTCCTCTGAAAAACGGAAATCTAATATAGCACATGCTATTTCTATGACATCAACGTATCACTAATCCTTTTCTGTGTGTcagtctgtctgtgtgtccgtCCGTACTCACTCAACATCCTTGTGGGGTGCATTCACCGATTCATTGCGTCAAAATATCTTCGTCGCCTATAGGAGAcaaattttaaagtatttttctttttttacccACAAATCAACATTATATCTCACTACGCATGTGCTTTTTAGCGACAGAATGaacggaaataaaaacagattttgaaattctgaTCGACTGGGGTACAACTTTACAGACAAAACATTGCACCCCACTAGTCGACCCTGgccgttcgtccgtccgtctcCCCACTCTGCAATTGTATTCAGAACAAACACGAAGAATCAAGTACGAATTGCTTTAAACTTGTTTTTGTATTGTGCATTGAACGTTGATTACAGGGGCCAGACACCTTGATACAGGTCAAATGTCGGGAATGCATATATGCAGGTGTACAGCTACTTATAACCTAATAAGGCTATATAACCGTATCTAGCCCCTGTGATTCCGACCTCTATGTGTACCTGCTACTGTGTACGTACAAAGGGATTAGAATATTTTGACGTTATTACAATACTAATCAGGATCAAGAATTTCATTTCTATATCAGCGAACGTTATTATTTAGCACTTACACTACCGAGGCCGTAACTATCACacttatatattgtaattatgtGTCGACCTCAACAGAAAATGTGAAggaagatttgtttttattacttAACAAGGTAAGTGATACCCTCGACTACGATATGGTTATAGAAATTATTATATAagaaatgtacatatctactTATAGCTTAATATAGCTTAATTGATGCCTCATTTCCTCTTAATTGCATTTTGTGATCACCTGTTTGCGTATTAAACTGATTATCTACATAATTAGCGAAAACATTGAACGTTGTATCACATTGAAGTCCATATAGTAGAAATAAATGTATGCATACctttaaatttcataaaatactTCAAAGTGTCGCTGTCACTGTTATTTAAATATCATCCATAAAACgctttaaaaaaatctataaacCAATGTAGATCTTCTTTCTAAGGCAAAAAAATTGCATAAACTTATCCTCATAAAATAAACCAACAACAAAAATCACGTAAAGAACTTGCAGTGACAGCTATCTCTTCTCGAAATACATAATTTTGTCatttgatgtccctaacacaatatatatttcattacttgtaTCACTAATTACAGAGAGAAAGATGGCAAATGAATCgctataatataaatgttatttaagccggatttataaatttataaggATAAAGAAATATGACTTTTGTATTGAAATTTACCTGAGATTAAAGTCGACTGTAATATATTCTATGTGCATTAACCATCGACAGGTTTCCTGTAAATCGTTTAAAGGAGTTTAATCCTTGTACAACAAACCACACGAGTTGTTATATAGGGACGGGTTTCGGAGTGGATCTCAGTAGGTTAAAGTCAGAAACCATTCGGGCAAGTTACGTTCGGAAGACACATCTCCTTCCGGAACACCTCGTTTCATTTTCCTTGTACTTTTCAATGGTCTCCATTCGATATTTTTGccgttgtttgtttttttaataaggTCAGGGTAAAATGTGCCACTGCGACAACAAAAAATTGGATACGTGATGGGAACGAGGTGTAGACAATAATTTGAGTTTGGGAGGAGGTGGGGCGAGGTTGGATGGAATCAGAATTGGTCCAGGTTGAGTTTTGGTAGGGCTGAATCAGGTTGGAGTTGAATATGGTTGAAAGTGGGTATGTTTGGGGGTAGATGGGATTGAGTTTGGTGGGGATGCGTATTGATGGGGTAAAGTTTGTGTGAAGTTGAGGTTTTTTGGGGCTGTTTTTAGGTAGGATTGAGTTTTGGTGGGGTTAAAGTAGTGCAAGTTGCATGAGTTTGGGCGGAATTGAGTTGGGTGGGAGTGAGTTTGGGTAAGATTTAGTTTGCGTTGGGAAGACTTAGTTGGTAGGTTGAGTTTTGTTTGGGCTTAGATGAGGTCGAGGTAGCATTGACGGAGTTGAGTTCGGTTGAGTTTGGTTGGGTTAGGTTATTTCAATCTAACAATACTTCTGTATCCTTGTGCTTCTTTCCCAGCAGATTCAACCAGCCCGTCCAGGATGTCTGTGGTTCCTAGTTCTGCAGGACGTCCAACATCGGAAGGAATAAAATCCAGTCAAGCTGCCGCACCCCTCCCATCCCACGGGGTTTTCCAGGAACGACCCTGTCCCAACCATACAGGGAAATGGCTCGTGATGGTGTGTACTACGTGCCGGGACAGTTTCGTCTGCCTCACGTGCATCAACTCATCCCACATTGGCCACATGTTTGTGGAGATAGAAGAGTACCTCGCCCTGAAGCGACATCTGTTTTCTAGACTAAAACAAGTTGCGGACACCAAACTCACGACTCTAAAATCAAGAATAGAAAAAGCAAAAAACACGAAACAGGAAAGTACACAAAACATGAAAGAATTGACAGACTACATAAAGAGTCGGTCAGATGAGATGAAAAAGCAggttgatgagatatgtgaaaaatatacaaCTCAATGTCGTAATATCGGTCAGAAAAACGACGATTTGCTCAAACATGTCGAAGACCGGATGCAACGCCATTTTGATGATTTGTCGGAGGCAGCAGATCGTTGTAAAGACGTGCTAGAACAGGAAAGGTACCAAAATCTCTTACACACCGAGAAAAATCTTAAACAACAAAACAGTCGACCGTATGACCTTTTCCCAAACTTGCAAAGTGTTGGAATAGTAATGTCAGACAAAATGACAAGAATGATGACACAGTTCGGATATATGGACACTCCGATCTGGAAACCAGATGCGGAAGGACCGGGAAAGGACGAATGGGGCGAGGATTCGACAAAGGACGCAGAGCCGTACCAAGTTCAGGTACTTAGCACCTTCCAAATGAAATCCGAAAGGCAGGTCCTGTCAGTCTGTCCCATCGACAATACTTCCGCTTGGCTGATTTGTACCGGAAGTAACGAAGCTTCGCTTACTACAAAAAAAGGTGACATCACCGTACACATGCGCGTCAAGCCTGGCGTGAAGCTAAACGATGTCGTCTGCTCAGCCGATCGAAAGAGCGTTTATTGCTGTGCTCAGTCATCCGTGAGAACTATTCTTCCAGACGGGAAGTACAAAGTGCTGTTTCGGACCGATGATTACGCTAGCAGTTTATGTGAGGGGAAAGATGGCGGCATCATCGTTTGCCATGACGACAAAGGCAAAATGGTAGAGTACAATGGTCACGGTGACGTAATCAAGGTCATCACGGAGGATATGGATGGTTGGAAACTTTTCTCCTGGCCTAGGAGAGTTCGGGTGAACCGGAAAAACGGAGACATGGCTGTCATCGAGGAAACAACACCGAGACACGTTGCTGTTATGGACAGCAATATGGACGAGCTGTGCAGATTCCAGGGAATTAAAGATTCAGGAAAAGGCGAACAAAAGCCAGACGAACAAGATTTTCTACCACGCGATATATGTTTTGACAGGaacaatgacgtcattatcGCCGACTACGGCCATGGCTCTGTGATCGTGATTGATAGGGATGGGCGACTTATACGGACGATATGGAGAGATGAAATGCCTCCCACGAGCTTGGGACTACAACCCAACGGGGACCTATGGGTGGGCTTCCTGGACGGACAGGTCAAGATCTTCAGATATATTGAACATTGATATTCAACCATAGCATCATTGTCCTAAGGGGTTTACCCGCTGAAGTGACAGCTCTAAAAACATACAACCTTTGAAGGATTGTGTACTAATAATGTGGTCTGCAATAGGATACAGTTTTTTTGTAGTGTACGAAGCTTAAATCAAGAAAGATAACTCGTGTTGATTGATCTGAAATTCGCATGCAATTGTTATATGCTAATATACATTATTTGCAATTAAATATATCgttgtgttttctttttttttcatatttgagatcaattttacaattagataatgggggaaaaaaacaattacaaatcAGGTATCTTAAAAGATGTTCCGAAATTTTTATATGAAGCTGTATAATCCTGATCGTAATATATCAGATGTACATTTAGATGTTTTGAACcttattgtaaataaaataagTGATGTAATGACGTTGGAAGAAGCTTGTAAAGTATTAAGacttatgaaaaataataaaattcgGAATTTGGAAATACTAAAGTATACACACGCAAAATGTCTTGtggtcaatttgacctgaaattgacctgaaattgacctgaaattgacctgaatttgacatgaatttgacatgaattttttttttcatatcaattaCAGGTCAATTTCAGGGTCAAATTCAGATCAAAATCAGGTCAATTTCTTGACATGAATTGACTAATCTGCTCttttcaggtcaatttgacctgaaaatcttgacctgaaattgacccgaatttgacctgaattgacatgaagCCATTTTGCCTGTGTAACTTTGTAGTTCGACCTTTAAGGCTATAAGAAAGATAATCAATCAATCTTAAAACGTCGTGGCATTGTTTTATGCATTCCATAAGGGGATAAACctagacattttataaaaaaaaaagaggggAAAAGTTGCACGCCTATCACTCTGCTAAATGTCGTTTAAAATAAGTTCTGGTACAATAGCATATAGAATTGTAGTGGGaaatgattgaatgacaaacaCAAGGTGTTTCTCGGGGTACTCCAGTCAACTCGCACGGTAAAATCTGGGCCAACGAGAGTGATTATTATAAGCTGATAAAACGCGTTtggcaattgttgtaaaataaataaagtttatgttTACAATGAAACAGCGTATTTCCTGAAGAGGTCGCGATACTGACCATAACACTCTCCCCTCGTCTAAATCAACCTGTATCAACTGAAACTTTGtcgctgattttttttttttttttttttgcttgcAAGCAACAACTGTTTCGGAAAAGAGCGATGTTACTTTCAAGAAATGAACATCATGCttattatacatttattgataCCCTTACTTGTTAGGTTGTAACTATATACAGATCAGGGAAAGTAGCGTGGCTAATATTGAAGAGTTATTTatttcaagttctttattagtACATCCGAGTTAATCCAATCTACACGGCCAAGAAAGAATACTTTAGTAttgttatttaaagatttcataacattggtttatttggtttattttgtttaacgtcctattaacagc
The window above is part of the Pecten maximus chromosome 2, xPecMax1.1, whole genome shotgun sequence genome. Proteins encoded here:
- the LOC117322034 gene encoding uncharacterized protein LOC117322034 produces the protein MSVVPSSAGRPTSEGIKSSQAAAPLPSHGVFQERPCPNHTGKWLVMVCTTCRDSFVCLTCINSSHIGHMFVEIEEYLALKRHLFSRLKQVADTKLTTLKSRIEKAKNTKQESTQNMKELTDYIKSRSDEMKKQVDEICEKYTTQCRNIGQKNDDLLKHVEDRMQRHFDDLSEAADRCKDVLEQERYQNLLHTEKNLKQQNSRPYDLFPNLQSVGIVMSDKMTRMMTQFGYMDTPIWKPDAEGPGKDEWGEDSTKDAEPYQVQVLSTFQMKSERQVLSVCPIDNTSAWLICTGSNEASLTTKKGDITVHMRVKPGVKLNDVVCSADRKSVYCCAQSSVRTILPDGKYKVLFRTDDYASSLCEGKDGGIIVCHDDKGKMVEYNGHGDVIKVITEDMDGWKLFSWPRRVRVNRKNGDMAVIEETTPRHVAVMDSNMDELCRFQGIKDSGKGEQKPDEQDFLPRDICFDRNNDVIIADYGHGSVIVIDRDGRLIRTIWRDEMPPTSLGLQPNGDLWVGFLDGQVKIFRYIEH